The Cucurbita pepo subsp. pepo cultivar mu-cu-16 chromosome LG05, ASM280686v2, whole genome shotgun sequence nucleotide sequence TCTTGGCATCATTTAAATACcccatattttcattttttttaagttaaaaccAACTTACCCTGTGGAATTGTGTTGCGGTGTGTTATTTATTGATGATACTGGTACCTGAGTGTGGATTTTTTTAACATCACTGCATTTAGAACCCAAAAGTGGCCGGCTGTGAAGTTTGGATTTCAGCTTCTTCATCTATTGATTGACAGGAAGTGTCTTACCTCAAGCTTGTGCCTGCATTGGTGATGCCTTAGTATTGTTAATATTGAATGTATCTGGATCTAAGTAAGTTTTGTAATTTGTTAGTTGGTTCACAATTTGTAGTGTGTGATTTATGGATATGTTAGAGGTATGTTAAGTGGTGTTGTGGCATTAATTTCCTCCATTTTGGTAGCTGGTTATAATAAAGTCATTTGACAAtctaattttttcaaaatttcttatttattgtgttctatatattattgaagatgggttttgttttgttccaattattaattaaaatatcaaattggATAGTAATTATGTGGGCCCATTAAAGGTTTATCTAATTAAGAACAGCGAAACTTGTCGAGAGCCCCACTGGTGTGAAGGCACATGTGATTGCATGGTGGTGACAGCGATAATCAATTGTGCCATTTCTATGGCCTAACTTCCAACTTGTCTATTTGATTTCgactcaataaaaaaatactttaaatcgGTCGAATTGGCTGGAGTCGGGCGGTGGTGTTAGGCCTGGTCCACGCAGTTGGTCCAAAGAAGCCCATAGTTGAGGCCCAATAATAGTATGGATTGGATCGAAATTAGTGTGCAGAGTTGGTCCATCGAAGCCTATAGTTGAGGCCCAATAAGACTGGATTGGATCGAAATTAATGTGTAGAGTTGGTCCAAAGAAGCCCATAGTTGAGGCCCAATAAAACTATGGATTGGGTTGAAATCCGTGGAGGTGGTAGAAGATACTAGAAAAGCCACCGAAACCACTGGCATGTTCTGTTGCTTCCTATTTAAATGCCTTTGATCCCAGCGGTGGAAGAGCATCGACAAACCACAGCAAAGCAAACAAAACTCCAATTCTATCAATCTTCAATATCAGTTTTAGCAAATCTATCTACTAATTCACCAACAACCATGTCTCTGATTCCAACCATTTTCGGTGGCCGCCGGAGCAACGCCTTCGATCCCTTCTCCTTTAACGTTTGGGACCCTTTCGAAGGCTTCCCATTTTCAAGCTCACTGGCCAATGTGCCTTCCTCTGCTGCTGGTGAGACCTCTGCTTTCGCCAACACCCACATCGACTGGAAGGAGACACCAGAAGCCCACATCTTCAAGGCGGATCTTCCCGGGATCAAAAAAGAAGGTCAAAGTCGAAGTTGAAGAGGGCGGAGTTCTGCAGATCAGcggagagagaaggaaagaagaggaggagaagaacgaaaaatGGCATAGAATTGAACGAAGCAGTGGGAAGTTCATGAGGAGATTCAGGCTACCGGAGAACGCAAAAGTGGATGAGGTAAAGGCCGGCATGGAGAATGGGGTGCTGACGGTGACGATGCCTAAGATTGAAGTGAAGAAGCCGGAAATCAAGACCATTGACATCTCTGGCTGAAGTCGGAAAACAGAGTGGCTTACAATGGCTGAAGTCGGAAAACAGAGTGGCTTACAATGGAAGGTCATAAAAACAGAGTGATCGGTCTGGTCGTATACTGAACACAGTGTTGCACATTTAGTCGTTGATGTATAAGATACGAATATCTAATTTACTTAAACTGATTGATGTATCGGTTAATTCACATTTAGTCGTATACGAATATCTAATTCATAAAAGCtctaacaatcctcaacaatttcTCATAAAAGTTCTACCTCCATTCGAAACTCGGTATTTGGAAATTTCTAAACCAAGTAGCCTACAGATTcagaaaagaacaaattgatCTATGTtgcaaaagagaaacaaagatCATGGAAACAGTAAGCACAATTCTTCATTTCAAAATCGGAAAATTAGAGAGCAAAGTAGGCAAAATGTATAGCaacagagacagagagaaaCCAGTTCAATATCCAAGATCTATAAACCTAGCCTCCAAAACCGTACAGAGTCCTTCCCTGCCTCTTCAAAGCATAAACCACATCCATGGCGGTCACCGTTTTCCTCCTAGCGTGCTCGGTGTAGGTCACAGCATCGCGAATCACATTCTCCAAGAAGATCTTCAAAACACCTCTGGTTTCTTCATAGATCAATCCACTGATACGCTTGACGCCTCCTCTACGAGCCAAACGACGAATTGCAGGCTTAGTAATCCCCTGGATATTATCTCTCAAGACCTTCCTGTGACGCTTTGCTCCTCCCTTTCCCAAACCCTTGCCTCCCTTACCACGTCCAGACATTTTCGGAGAGAACTGAAGAAGAGGATTGAttggaaaatttgaatttgatcgtaatgaatgaagaagaatagGTGGGGAGTATTTATACGAGTGCAAGTTGAGCGCGGAATTATTTTGTTCGTTGGATCGTTTGTTAATCGACGGCTAGAAAGGTCGATCCACGTGAAGCTTCCGCGGATTTGGAATTTGAAATGTGATTTTTGGCGGGTAGAAGAGAAATTTGTAATTGCCGGGAAATACCCAAAACTTATGCGCGCCgtctttttgttgttgtgaattttaaaacacCAAAATAATTCTAAGGTGgttttgtaaaattatttaaaaatcaattaattagagAGCTatataaagtaattaaattaatttattattcgGTGATATGTCACACTATAagttataaattaaagtatAGTACCTACAAAAATCTTACGCtaattttgattcaatttcaatataattcatataatttatcattttagtttaaagtttttaattaaaatttagtaagATTTATCGAATTCtacacaaaaaaaagtttattcaACTCAAATGGcaaatggagagagtattcccccttaatcgaggctcgactcctttttctttaccaatctattggcacaactaagtttagggcatgactcttaTACCACGTTTGATGAagcacgactctccacaatggtatggatattgtccactttaagcataatttctccttaattgaggctcgactcctttttcttttggagtcctttgttcaaCGTTTGAGGATTTatcaatctattggcacgactaagtttagggcatggctctgataccatgttaaatgaaacacgactctccacagtggtataatattgttcactttgagcataagctctcatggttttgatCTGGGATTTCCCAAAAGCTCTtacaccaatggagagagtattccttgattataaactcgggatcattccttaaattagccgatgcgtaactttcatcatccaaccgTGAGCACATAATTCATCACCAGTTCTAATGTATGTGCATGCCAAAGGCATATAATTCATCACCCATTCTAATGTATGTGCATGCCAAAAGTTggttcaaaatatattataaggCACATACCAAAGTTggttcaaaatatattataaggGGAGACGTGTAACTCTTAATTCTTCTTGAGCTTTATGGTATAAACATGTAAACTTACTTATGAGTGGGAGTAAATATTGCATAATCATTTCATCGATTTCGAAAGAGCGCGTATGAAAATTGTGATACcaagagagaaatatataCATGTACATACATATAATATAGTTGAGCTCCGCTACCACTCTTACAAGTATGTAGCCCCATGCACTCCAATTGTTGCCACCTcttatttgttcttttcttcttcctcctcgaCACGATTTCATCAGTCGTTCATTCGACTACATTACACACCAGTTATCGTTGCCTGACCTTACTACTCCGTCGTTGCTCGTCCACTTCATACCATCACTTTGTAGTAGGCCAAACTTAGTGAAGGAACTCCCAAAAGCTACCATTTGCATGCGTGCTGTTGCCACTATACTCATCCACTTTGATGCTCGTCCGGGTCACACCATCAATGAGTATccatttgaatgaaaataatggtGAGTCTTGAGAGCCTTGTTATTTCATACTCAATTTCAACTTCGAGTTGTGACTTGCCAATCACATTCAATTATGAATATTCGGTATAACAATCTGCTTATCGACCTAATCTTTGCGTACGAGAATGGTGGGAATCCTTATGGTTCCTCAGTCATGCCAAAGGGTTGAAGGGCATAAGCCAGAGTCAAGGAAGGAGGAAGCATATTCCAAGATGCATagtagtgaggacgttggctTCCAAAGAAGGTGAATTGGGAGATCCCCATAAGTTGTAGAGGggttataagtgtgtggaaacctctccctagcagagcATTTCAAAACCTTTCAAAACCGTGAGGAAAtactcgaaaagaaaagtcgAAAGAGTCAAATacacaagaagaaaaaaaaaacactctcAATTATGTTCCTTCTCGGGGACTTAAACTGGTGCCAATCAATCATTCAAGCTGTGAACAATGTTTCATTGAGGAAGAAGGCAAATCAGACAGGCATTTCAATTAGGCATGTAAACTTGAATTACAATCGTTGTTTTGATTTACAGGCAGCATATGACACACCATAGCGGTAGCTAAACTTAACGGGTCATGAACACTAGACTGTAAAAAGctagaaaacaagaaacaaaatcagaaTCTTTCATGATTTCACAAATAAGGAGACTATTCAAACGCACCATAGAAACAAACAGCAAAACAACAATGAAATCCATCCGTGCATAAATATATAGAAGTTACCTGGTAACTGAGCTTTCAAACTTCTCCATGAAACGCACAGCAGCATGCAGGGCAGCTTTACCATAGGAAATTATCATCTTCAAACAACGAAAAAGACAGTCCCGGGAGAGCTTTAAAGACGGCAGGCACCCTAATATGGCTTTTCACCAATACTGCTTTTCATGAatctttcataaacataaactGGTTAAAAGTTACAGGTTCTGAGCCTAAAAACAATCATTCAGAGAAAGGATGAGGAAATTTGAAGCTTACAACATTGGATCAGACGAATAGATGTTCCATTCAACCAATGCTTCAAAAGATATTCAACTTCCACATAAACTAATAGGTAAAATTAATGACGAAACGGATTACATATGATGCATATCCGGAATCTGCATACGGATACGAGCATTCCACGAAATTCAAGGAAGTTAGATCGTAAACTAGAAAGCGTTAATTcgaagaaatgagctaaatGTCAATAAAATGAGGAAATGGATGAAGCCAAATCGAAGTTTTATAGAACATCTCTTCAATAGAGTAAACATTTCATTGCATCCCGACTAATGAGGAATTAAATTACAGAAAAACCTATAAGTGCGCCTACGAGATACCAGATCAAAAGAAATGATCTACCGTCATTCTACaaattaaaccctaaatctAACCTCCAAAACCATATAAAGTCCTTCCTTGCCTTTTCAAGGCATAAACCACATCCATGGCGGTCACCGTCTTCCTCCTGGCGTGCTCGGTGTAGGTCACAGCATCACGAATCACATTCTCCAAGAAGATCTTCAAAACACCTCTGGTTTCTTCATAGATCAATCCACTGATACGCTTGACGCCTCCTCTACGAGCCAAACGGCGAATTGCAGGCTTAGTAATGCCCTGGATATTATCTCTCAAAACCTTCCTGTGACGCTTTGCTCCTCCCTTTCCCAATCCCTTGCCTCCCTTACCACGTCCAGACATTTTCACAGAGAACTTTCGAGAACGAGCAGATTTGAGTTGATTAGAAGTTTTGAATATGATGTGTGGATGGTTACCGATTCCGGGTATTTATGGGAGTGCAAATTCGAGGCCAAATTTTAGAGCTAAGCTGGGAATACTTTCGCCCGTTGGATCTTTTGTAGATCGACGGTTGTGAAGATCGATCCGCGTGAAACCTCTCGGGATTGTGCTTTGGAAATGtaaatttgtgttttattctttttaatgttGGCGGGCAACGGGAAATTCCTTGATCCGGGCAGCGGGAAGGCACAAATTTTGGTAAAAAGTCGAATTTCGATTTACaattacattaaattaatttgtggcgccattatatttttaatcgtaaaaaataaatatcaatttaaatcaaatattagcATAACTACTACAACTAActccattatttaatttttataaatatttcaaaattatttttttaattaaaatttttgttaaaatattggAACAAAAAAGTAcctaactaaaattaaaatgaatttagtAAACTATTGCTCTTTATGGTACATTTGTATGATAATGGAAATATTAAGGCTGGTATTGATATTGATACAccatttagaaaaattaataatgggAATCACATCCGCTATCCATAAGCCAATATGACTGTCTGTGTTTAACGGGGATCATACGTGTagcagctcaagctcaccgctaataaatattgcTCGATTTGATCCCTTACGTgttgtcatcagcctcatgattttaaaacgcgtctattagggagaggtttctacacccttgtaagaaatgtttcgttattcTCTCCAacctaatgtgggatctcataatccacccccttgagagCCCAGTGTCACAATCGCGGTTTCCAGGCAGCGGATTtggcgattgtgcggcacccACTCTCAGCACTGAGTGGGTTAAGCCTACTTCGAAGTACGTTGCCTACGGTCAAGCAAGGTGAATACAAACCTCGGGTCTCGATTtcaagagaagattttagaaagcgaGGGAGAGAGGTTTTACAAAAAGAGTTTAGAAGTAAGAGAGAGattggtgttatatgggaacgcaagcaaaaaggcaacaacaacggcttactgcatataacttatcgggtagggagaagttgacaactagttgtatccccctatagtagattttgaggcatttcatgtctaccaGACGTAGCCATGACATCGCCGAAACGTCATATTCttagagaaaataagaaagaaataatacaacatgaaagcggttaaaaaaagcaataaagtAGTACAAGGCAAGGGTTTCGGcgtgtcatgggcatgcggccatgggcgacatgccttggacaagcatgatcgtGACATCCTCCCTCACTTAgttggttgacgtccctgtCAACCGTCTCATTTCTTTGAATTCTGCAATCTGCGATGCGGTTGTATACAGGTCGTCGGCACGTTCCCAgctgatttcttcttctggaaGTCCTTTCCACTTGACTAAAAATTCTTGTAAGTTACACTTAGGTTTGCCAATGCGACTGGTTCGCTCAGCCAAGATCTCTTCTACTTCCTTCTTACTCGAGTCCTTCATCGTTAGTGATGGTCGTGTCACCTGGTCGTCGTCGTTTGGATGGTATGATTTGAGGTTGCTTACATGGATGACAAGGTGAATTCTCATCCATGTAGGTAGTTGGAGACGACATGAAGTCCTTCCGACTTTCTCAATGACCTCAATTAGTCCCTCATATTTTCTCACTAGTCGCTTGTCCCGATTCCCCCAGAATCTAAATTGTTCTGATCTCAGCTTGATCATTATTTGGTCACCATCTTGGAACTCTAATGCTCTTCGTTTGCGGTCTGCCCACTTCTTCATTCTTCTGTAGACTTTCTCTAAGTACGCTCGTGCTATTTTGGAGGTCTGCTTCCACTCTTTGGTGAAGTTGTACGCTTGAGGGCTTCTCCCACCATAAGGATGGTCAATGACATGGGGCATGAGTGGTTGTCTGCCGCATGCTATTTCAAAAGGGGTTTTCCCTGTCAACGAGCTTTGTTGGCAATTGAAGCTAAGCTGAGCAACATCGAGCATCTGAACCCAATTCTTCTGTCGCGCATTGATAAAGTGACGTAAGAACTCCTCAAGCATACTATTGAACCTTTCTATTTGTCCGTCAGTTTAAGGGTGATAACTCGAAGAGACGTTTAGGCTCGACCCCAATAGCTTGAACAATTCAGTCTAAAAGGTCCTTGTGAAACTCGGATCGCGATCGCTGACAATGCTGGTGGGAATACCCCAATAGCCAAGCATGACTTGCGGGTTGGGATAAATGTGACATATTTAGAGAATCTGTCGATGATGACCAAGATCGACTCTATTTCTCCTACTTTGGGGAGGTGTGTGATGAAAtctagagaaacactttcccATGGTCGAGACGGGACCGGTAGTGGTTTTAGTAGTCCcacaattttgtttctctcaaCCTTGTCTTGTTGGCAGATAAGAATGGTCTTTGTAAATTGTATCACATCGTCGCGGAGGTTCAGTCGATAGTACCCCTTTTTAGGAGGGCATAGGTTCTTTTTCACCCGTTGTGGCCTACCCATGGTGTGTCGTGACATTCTTTTAGTAGAAGTCTCCTTAAGTTCCCCGAACGGGGGATGTAAAGACGATTTCCTTTGGTGAAGAGTAAACTGTCTTCGACCCAAAATTGGCAAGTCTTCCCCTCTCTGGCTAGCTGCATGATGGCTTGAGCAGCCGGGTCTTTGGCTAGGTGTTCCTCGATATTTCCCCGTATCGTTCCTGTAATACCCATcggataaaatttaaaaataaataataataataataataaaataaataaataaaaagaaagcgTGGGCAGGTGGCACTGTGCCCTGCCACCGCCAAAAACCGCAGGCAGCAAAAGACAGTCGCGATTGAGACCCACAAGCGCCCTCTGATCGATTAGGGGAAAAGTTTGAGGATTCTTACTGCTGAGGCTCGAAGCTTGAGGTTAGTGGAGACAAAGAGTCGAAAGGGGCGGAAGGAAACGAAGAATTGAGATATCACTTTGGATTGCGGTTTCTAGGCAACGGATTtggcgattgtgcggcacccACTCTCAGTACTGAGTGGGTTAAACCTACTTCGAAGTACGTTGCCTGCGGTTAGGCAACATGAATACAAAACTCGGGTCTCAATTTCAAGAGAACATTTTAGAAAGGGAGGGAGAgaggttttagaaaaagaattttgaaagcaagagagagagagagattggtgttatatgggaaCGTAAGAAAAgaggcaacaacaacggcttactgcatataacttATCCGgcagggagaagttgacaactagttgtATCCCCCTATAgcacattttgaggcatttcatgtctaccaGGCGTAGCCATGACATCGCCGAAACATCATACTATAACGACCCGACTTATCATATAAGTAGCGGTCAGGGCCGTTACGAAAAATAATgtgatttatttggaaaagaatgaaaaccaTGCAAAACGATCATTTATTAGAAATCAAGTGTGGGGTACccctttaaaaattttaaaaaagcaGTCTACATAAGCCATGGGCCCAATAGGGGAGGTCCTTACGATTTATGGTTGTCGGctattgatgaaatttttcCAAGTATGAAGGGTCCGGAGGAACATAGATTGAGTTGCATGACCTACCTGTTACGCGAAGATGCTAAACTGTGGTGGCAATTAGCCTCCAGGGCGATTGCTGCAGACGAGGATGACATCACCTGGATGCAGTTTAGAACAACGTTTCTCCAAAAATACTTCAAACTCGTGCTGCAATATAAGAAGCAACATGAATTCCTAAGCATAGAGCAGAGAAACAGGTCAATAGAGGAGTATGAACGAGAGTTCACCCGTCTGTCCCGTTTCGCCCCAATAATGGTCTCAACAGAAGAGCTGAAAGtataatgttttgttatggATTTGCGGCCCGATGTCTGAGGAGCGGTGTCAACTCACCTTCCACCTGACTAAGCAACAACACTCCGACTTGTCGAGACGCTCGACGATAGGGAATATCTAACAGAAGACACCCAAACCCACTTAAACACGTCGGTTGActagaagagaaagagagagcagACGTCATCTACCTCCTCAAAGGTACCTTGGCACCAGGCCAAGACAAATTTAAACCAAGAGCGCAGGCAACCAGAGGCTCGCCCACAGAACACCCCACGTGACAGACCACGTTGCATAAACTGTGGGAGACGTCACCTAGGACAGTGCAAGTTTAAGATAATAGGGTATGTTTCAACTGTCACCAAGAAGGCCACGTTGTTGCGCATTGTACccaagagagagaaactagTACCAATAGACCCCCTGGTAACCAACCGACCTCAAACCCGAGGCCAGCTCCGCAACAAGGGCGAATGTATGCTACCACTCGCCAGGAGGCAGAAAACTCCAACACTGCAATCACAGGTACGCTCTCTATTCTTGGGTACTATGCATGGGTCTTATGTGATTTAGGGTCAACCCACTCTTTTATCTCCACTAATCTCGTAAAACACGCAAGAGTAGAAGTTAAACCGCTAGGGTATGGGTTGTCTGTGGGTACCCCGGTAGGGGTAAGTATGGAAGCCTTCGAGAGGGTAAAGGATTGTCAGTTGTGTGTGTCAAACCACACGATGCATGTGATCTTAGGGATGGAGTGGTTAACTAAAAACCATGCATCCATCGATTGCTTCAACAAGGAGGTTGTGTTCAGACCTCTTGGTCAGCCAAGCTTCAAGTTCAAGGGGACAAGGATGGGAACGGTCTCGAGGATAGTCTCGGCATTAAAAGCAAGGAAGATGTTATCCTAGGGTGCTTGGGGGATATTAGCTCATGTGGTGGAATTAGGGCGAACCGAGGCGAGCATTAACTCAGTGCCAGTAGTGAGGATTTGTCGACGTGTTCCCAAAAGATCTCCCAAGCCTACCCCCGGAGCGTGAGGTGGAATTCGAAATTGTACTTGAGCTAGTAACAACCCCTATATCAAGAGCCCCATACAGAATGACCCCTACTGAACTGAAAGAACTAAAGTTGCAGATTCCAGAGCTACTAAACAAAGGCTTTATACGACCAAGTGTGTCTCTTTGGGGAGTCCCAGTGATatttgtgaagaagaaggaCGGCTCTATGCGCTTATGCATGGACTATCGGGAACTTAACAAAGTGACAATTAAAAACAAGTATCATTTACCCCAGATCGATGACCTATTCGATCAGTTGCAAGGAGCAGTTGTGTTCTCAAAGACTGACTTATGGTTAGGCTACCATCAGTTGAGGATTAAAGAGAGTGATATCTCAAAGACAGCCTTTCGCACAAGGTATGGACATTACGAGTTTAGGGTAATGTCGTTTTGCTTGACCAACGCTCCAGCAGCATTTATGGGGTTGATGAACAAAGTGCTCAGAGAATTCTTAAACAACTTTGTGCTCGTCTTTATCGATGATATCCTTGTGTATTCCAAGACTAGGGAACAACACAAGGAACATCTCAGGAAAGTGTTGACCACTTTGAGAACGAACAAGTTGTTTGCAAAGTTCTCCAAGTGTGAATTCTGGGCAGAACAGGTGGGATTTCTTGGGCATGTAGTTTCACGAACGCGAATCACCGTAGACCCAGCAAAGATTGAAGCGGTGACGAATTTGCCTCGCCCGACCACAGTGACTGAGGTACGAAGTTTTCTTGGTCTAGCAGGGTATTATCGGCGGTTTGTGCAGGATTTCTCCAAGATCGCCACCCCCCTCACTGAGTTGaccaagaaagaaaagtcGTTCACCTGGAATGATCAGTGCGAGGATAGTTTCCAGGAACTTAAACAGAGGTTAGTAATAGCCCCGATACTTACTGTGCCGTCAGGAGATGGAGGCTTTGTAGTATACAGTGATGCTTCAAAAAGGTGGTTAGGGTGTGTCCTCATGCAACATGGGAAGGTTATCGCCTATGCTTCGCGCAACTAAAAGAATACAAGTGAAACTATCTCACCCACGACCTAGAACTCACAGCAGTGGTATTTGCACTAAAGATTTAGAGACACTACCTTTATGGAGAAAGGACCCACATTTTCACTAACCATAAGAGtcttaaatacttttttactCAGAAGGAGTTAAACATGAGCCAACGCAAGTGGTTGGAGTTGGTTAAAGACTATTACGTGGAGATACTCTATCACCCGAGAAAGGCAAATGTGGTAGCTGATGCGTTGAGCCGAGAATCAGCACACACATCTGCTCTAATCACCACACAAAAAGTGATCCAACAAGAACTGGAACGCAAGGTGTAGCAATGGCCGTGGGGGAGGTTGCCGCTCAATTGGCCCAGTTGANACCAACGCTCCAGCAGCATTTATGGGGTTGATGAACAAAGTGCTCAGAGAATTCTTAAACAACTTTGTGCTCGTCTTTATCGATGATATCCTTGTGTATTCCAAGACTAGGGAACAACACAAGGAACATCTCAGGAAAGTGTTGACCACTTTGAGAACGAACAAGTTGTTTGCAAAGTTCTCCAAGTGTGAATTCTGGGCAGAACAGGTGGGATTTCTTGGGCATGTAGTTTCACGAACGCGAATCACCGTAGACCCAGCAAAGATTGAAGCGGTGACGAATTTGCCTCGCCCGACCACAGTGACTGAGGTACGAAGTTTTCTTGGTCTAGCAGGGTATTATCGGCGGTTTGTGCAGGATTTCTCCAAGATCGCCACCCCCCTCACTGAGTTGaccaagaaagaaaagtcGTTCACCTGGAATGATCAGTGCGAGGATAGTTTCCAGGAACTTAAACAGAGGTTAGTAATAGCCCCGATACTTACTGTGCCGTCAGGAGATGGAGGCTTTGTAGTATACAGTGATGCTTCAAAAAGGTGGTTAGGGTGTGTCCTCATGCAACATGGGAAGGTTATCGCCTATGCTTCGCGCAACTAAAAGAATACAAGTGAAACTATCTCACCCACGACCTAGAACTCACAGCAGTGGTATTTGCACTAAAGATTTAGAGACACTACCTTTATGGAGAAAGGACCCACATTTTCACTAACCATAAGAGtcttaaatacttttttactCAGAAGGAGTTAAACATGAGCCAACGCAAGTGGTTGGAGTTGGTTAAAGACTATTACGTGGAGATACTCTATCACCCGAGAAAGGCAAATGTGGTAGCTGATGCGTTGAGCCGAGAATCAGCACACACATCTGCTCTAATCACCACACAAAAAGTGATCCAACAAGAACTGGAACGCAAGGTGTAGCAATGGCCGTGGGGGAGGTTGCCGCTCAATTGGCCCAGTTGACGATACAACCGACCTTGAGGCAACGTCTTATTGATAAACAACATGGTGATCCAAATTTGGTTGGAAAAAGACGTTTGATAGATTTCAATCAGACAGAGGAGTTTTCATTGACAGTCGATGGGGGGCTCTTGTACCATAGGCAGTTGTGTGTGCCAAATGAAGAAGAACTGA carries:
- the LOC111794521 gene encoding histone H4, whose amino-acid sequence is MSGRGKGGKGLGKGGAKRHRKVLRDNIQGITKPAIRRLARRGGVKRISGLIYEETRGVLKIFLENVIRDAVTYTEHARRKTVTAMDVVYALKRQGRTLYGFGG
- the LOC111794519 gene encoding histone H4: MSGRGKGGKGLGKGGAKRHRKVLRDNIQGITKPAIRRLARRGGVKRISGLIYEETRGVLKIFLENVIRDAVTYTEHARRKTVTAMDVVYALKRQGRTLYGFGG